From Mesotoga sp. BH458_6_3_2_1, one genomic window encodes:
- a CDS encoding 5'-nucleotidase C-terminal domain-containing protein has product MLLRNKFVLIATLLICALSFAGLKDIAASPYSAAIEKLFAAGIVEAENDLFNPTEVLSRADAAEWIVKTFKLSTIQSMKLEEEVEKKFVYTDPLGVIDEAFVVPSAKDIVDIEGEEYIEGLIKVRAEEVIDGLYRPFEAVTGAEFALAVAKVLFGVDEPIDYSAKLSQLVYVPAELLSMERPLRREEAAQILSNFVDNPDFKIITMLATADIHGHIEPYLPSGAKYPVGAVEKMAYYVKTERAIQPDLLLMDVGDAPYNTNVANLFEGEPVIRIMNMMGYDAMVLGNHDFDFPFNVMERNSKLANFPFLGANTLYLGESPYFLEPYIIKEVDGIKIAIVGLTDDSSAWYTHPRNVAGITFEEQYSAAKRLLDEVSPQADLVVALAHLHGGNRVLPTKVTGYDLIFEGGRDVVAFPEKINGSWVISSGKHAELISKTNLNIYNGEVIGINFAHVFMSQNLPQDEEVVEVVQSYVSQLDEKLGTVIGKTEVDLDGERGTVRLKESNLANAIADSLREMTGTEFAIQNGGGVRASVPAGDITIKDVYTVLPFDNLVVAVKATGKQIWDVLEHGISAYPAAAGQFLQVSGLEYTFDASKPPYERLLSVTSNGIPLDPEKTYTLTANDFLTGGGDKFIMFLEMEKFIETKSFLRDAFAEYVERHGTIAPVNEGRITIINPAN; this is encoded by the coding sequence ATGTTATTGAGAAACAAGTTCGTCCTGATTGCGACGTTACTGATCTGTGCACTTTCCTTTGCCGGACTCAAGGACATTGCGGCAAGCCCTTATTCGGCTGCTATTGAAAAGCTATTCGCCGCGGGGATAGTCGAGGCAGAGAACGATCTCTTCAATCCGACCGAAGTGCTTTCGAGAGCCGATGCTGCCGAGTGGATAGTAAAGACATTCAAGTTGTCGACGATCCAGTCCATGAAGCTCGAAGAAGAGGTCGAGAAGAAGTTCGTTTATACAGACCCGCTTGGTGTTATCGATGAGGCTTTCGTTGTTCCGTCTGCCAAAGATATTGTAGATATCGAAGGTGAGGAATACATCGAGGGTCTTATCAAGGTACGCGCTGAAGAGGTTATCGATGGTCTTTACAGGCCATTCGAAGCAGTAACGGGCGCCGAATTCGCACTTGCGGTGGCAAAGGTTCTATTTGGCGTTGATGAACCGATAGACTATTCGGCAAAGCTTTCACAACTTGTCTACGTGCCTGCGGAATTGCTCTCTATGGAAAGACCGTTGAGGCGAGAGGAAGCTGCACAGATTCTTTCAAACTTCGTAGACAATCCGGATTTTAAGATAATCACAATGCTCGCTACCGCCGATATACATGGGCACATAGAGCCTTATTTACCAAGCGGCGCAAAGTACCCTGTAGGCGCGGTGGAAAAGATGGCCTACTACGTTAAGACAGAACGAGCGATTCAGCCGGATCTTCTGCTTATGGACGTTGGAGACGCTCCTTACAACACCAATGTCGCCAACCTTTTCGAAGGAGAACCTGTAATAAGGATCATGAACATGATGGGCTACGACGCCATGGTTCTCGGTAACCACGATTTTGATTTCCCGTTCAACGTGATGGAAAGAAATAGCAAACTTGCGAATTTCCCATTCCTTGGCGCAAATACCTTATACCTTGGAGAATCTCCCTATTTTCTTGAGCCATACATAATAAAAGAAGTCGACGGAATAAAGATCGCCATTGTTGGGCTTACTGACGACAGCAGCGCCTGGTACACCCATCCAAGAAACGTAGCGGGAATTACCTTCGAAGAACAGTACTCTGCCGCTAAGAGACTCCTGGATGAAGTATCTCCGCAGGCAGATCTGGTGGTCGCCCTCGCCCACTTGCATGGTGGTAACAGAGTCCTTCCTACGAAGGTCACCGGCTACGATCTTATATTCGAAGGAGGAAGGGACGTTGTTGCCTTCCCGGAAAAGATAAACGGTAGTTGGGTGATCTCTTCAGGAAAACATGCAGAGCTGATCTCGAAAACAAATCTAAACATCTACAACGGGGAAGTTATTGGTATCAACTTCGCTCACGTATTCATGAGTCAGAACCTTCCGCAGGATGAAGAAGTAGTCGAAGTAGTGCAAAGTTATGTCTCTCAGCTTGACGAAAAGCTCGGCACGGTGATTGGAAAGACCGAGGTTGATCTCGATGGAGAAAGGGGCACGGTAAGGTTGAAGGAATCCAACCTTGCAAACGCGATTGCCGATAGCCTTCGAGAAATGACCGGAACGGAATTTGCCATACAGAACGGTGGAGGAGTTCGAGCCAGCGTTCCAGCTGGAGACATTACGATTAAGGACGTCTACACGGTTTTACCGTTCGACAACCTCGTAGTTGCCGTGAAGGCAACCGGAAAGCAGATATGGGACGTACTTGAACACGGGATTTCGGCTTATCCGGCTGCTGCTGGCCAGTTTCTACAGGTTTCCGGACTGGAGTACACATTCGATGCTTCGAAACCTCCCTATGAACGGCTGCTGTCCGTTACATCCAACGGTATCCCGCTAGATCCAGAAAAGACTTACACTCTAACCGCCAACGACTTCCTAACGGGTGGGGGAGACAAGTTCATCATGTTCCTGGAAATGGAGAAGTTCATTGAAACAAAGTCCTTCCTCAGAGATGCATTTGCAGAATACGTTGAAAGACATGGAACAATCGCTCCAGTCAACGAGGGAAGAATAACGATTATCAACCCGGCCAATTAA
- a CDS encoding penicillin acylase family protein, whose protein sequence is MRKQTAPWMVLISIIVLLSIFSVRLFGGQIEIVRDSWGIAHIYADNDLELFFGAGYATAEDRMFQMELSRRKVAGTLSEIYGKDLLESDKLMRTLGLYKHAQEIAASLQGDTMDILKAYADGVNYYLETHLDNLNPAFDEVGVIPDQWTVADSIAVWMRVSERFDRSWQNEVTALRNYEQRLRSGLIQDPAVIDNSAAIVTESDFLRTDPEAYRRLMEMKPRESSEWMEWDSIKASHAWTVSGSKTLTDGPLLESDPQIAVTLPSLWYEIHLSGGSYNARGICVAGSPGFLIGWNEDLAWGATALGSDNSDLFQEKLSRDGSMFLFGESWYPLQSHTEVISVRNEDPVEITVYRTIHGPLVDEFVKGVGPTEHFSLKYVATEELNTPITGMLAMMRSRNWEEFTGGLNDYMFPGIHVVYADVSGNIGYYTAAAIPIRSGKPGLPQIGWTGDEEWNGYVPFDELPHVLNPSSGFVASANHLPVGDWYPYSLTIGTGGTGHNPRSMRLYELLDDQNEFTFESFSEIHRDNVSAIARDFLSLADILSERNLLSQNSTRLLKTLIDWDYRLLENNRTADVAETIVQVMHRSLRPNTVTALLASKYGGGHAGNIFLLRSALEEFERTQKLPDEEELAVWVNQILEASAGSLRENVSQTRKVVMVYQTNLEGLPSIYPDANRNMPDLVTTSGNTIWSQLGNSYTQIVDLSNIDNSRAFLPPGVSEDPRSPHFFDQVELWVAGETRPAPLSREEVMKYAESIETLSSALNETMRQSGSE, encoded by the coding sequence ATGAGGAAGCAAACCGCACCGTGGATGGTTTTGATCTCTATCATTGTGCTTCTTTCTATATTTTCTGTAAGATTATTTGGTGGTCAAATCGAGATAGTACGTGATTCATGGGGAATAGCACACATCTATGCCGACAATGACTTGGAACTCTTTTTCGGGGCAGGATATGCCACTGCCGAAGACCGGATGTTTCAAATGGAACTTTCAAGGAGAAAAGTTGCCGGGACGCTATCCGAGATTTACGGCAAGGACTTGCTCGAGTCCGACAAGCTCATGCGCACACTCGGTCTCTACAAACACGCACAGGAGATCGCAGCCAGTCTACAGGGCGATACTATGGATATACTCAAGGCTTACGCTGATGGTGTGAACTACTATCTTGAAACCCATCTCGACAACTTGAATCCTGCATTCGATGAAGTTGGAGTCATTCCCGACCAATGGACGGTTGCCGATAGTATTGCGGTGTGGATGCGCGTATCTGAGAGATTTGACAGGTCCTGGCAAAACGAAGTCACAGCCCTTCGGAACTATGAACAGCGTTTGCGGAGCGGCTTGATTCAGGACCCCGCTGTAATTGACAACTCAGCTGCAATAGTAACTGAATCGGATTTTCTTCGAACTGACCCCGAAGCATACCGACGTTTAATGGAAATGAAACCGCGCGAATCAAGTGAGTGGATGGAATGGGACTCAATTAAGGCAAGCCACGCCTGGACAGTTTCCGGGAGCAAGACTCTCACAGACGGTCCTCTTCTTGAGAGCGACCCCCAGATTGCAGTCACTCTTCCTTCTCTTTGGTATGAAATTCATCTAAGCGGCGGCAGCTACAATGCCAGGGGAATCTGTGTGGCAGGTTCACCGGGATTTCTCATTGGCTGGAATGAAGATCTCGCATGGGGTGCAACCGCGCTCGGTTCTGACAACAGCGACTTGTTTCAGGAGAAGCTCAGCCGCGATGGATCTATGTTTCTCTTTGGAGAGAGTTGGTACCCTTTACAGTCACATACTGAAGTAATATCTGTTCGAAACGAAGATCCGGTTGAGATTACTGTTTACAGAACGATTCACGGGCCACTTGTTGATGAATTCGTAAAAGGAGTGGGGCCCACAGAGCACTTCTCTTTGAAGTACGTGGCTACAGAAGAACTGAATACACCTATAACTGGAATGCTGGCAATGATGAGATCAAGGAACTGGGAAGAATTTACAGGTGGATTGAATGATTATATGTTTCCGGGTATTCACGTCGTCTACGCCGATGTCTCAGGCAACATTGGCTATTACACAGCAGCTGCAATTCCTATTCGCTCGGGAAAACCCGGACTTCCACAGATTGGCTGGACGGGCGATGAGGAATGGAATGGCTACGTGCCGTTTGATGAGCTTCCGCATGTTTTGAATCCTTCTTCGGGATTTGTTGCCAGTGCAAATCATCTGCCAGTCGGAGACTGGTACCCGTATTCTCTAACTATAGGAACCGGGGGAACAGGCCATAACCCAAGAAGTATGAGGCTTTACGAGCTCCTTGATGATCAAAACGAATTTACTTTTGAGAGCTTTTCGGAGATTCATCGAGACAATGTCTCGGCAATTGCCAGAGATTTTCTATCTCTCGCAGACATTTTGTCTGAGAGGAATCTTCTGTCACAAAATTCAACGAGGCTTCTGAAAACCCTAATTGATTGGGACTATCGCCTTCTGGAGAACAATAGAACGGCCGATGTTGCCGAGACTATAGTACAGGTAATGCATCGCAGTCTGCGTCCCAATACGGTCACAGCTCTCCTTGCCTCGAAATACGGCGGGGGCCATGCCGGAAATATCTTCCTGCTCCGTTCTGCCCTGGAAGAGTTTGAAAGAACTCAGAAGTTGCCGGACGAGGAGGAATTGGCAGTCTGGGTCAACCAGATACTTGAGGCTTCGGCTGGCAGCCTTCGGGAGAACGTTTCTCAAACCAGAAAGGTGGTTATGGTATATCAGACTAATCTTGAAGGCCTCCCCTCGATTTACCCAGATGCGAATCGAAACATGCCCGATCTCGTGACCACCTCGGGAAATACTATCTGGTCGCAACTGGGAAACTCTTACACACAGATCGTCGACCTTTCAAACATAGACAACTCCAGAGCATTTCTGCCGCCAGGAGTTTCAGAAGACCCACGCAGCCCTCATTTCTTCGATCAAGTCGAGCTATGGGTTGCCGGAGAAACCAGACCGGCTCCTCTGAGTCGAGAAGAAGTAATGAAATATGCAGAATCGATAGAAACACTATCTTCGGCGTTAAATGAGACTATGCGTCAATCAGGATCCGAGTGA
- the lipB gene encoding lipoyl(octanoyl) transferase LipB codes for MNLESRSCFSIRLNGLTKYLDGLNLQNLALEKVMSEKADCILLLLEHEPVLTVGKSGGRENLLVDERELERLGVELCNTCRGGNITYHGPGQVVAYPVLNLGKWKKELPWYVHSLEEVVIRVLEDYGIEAGRKTEYRGVWVEERKIAAVGIAVKRWFTMHGFALNVRVNKEHFRLINPCGIKDYTIASMDDFVDNVDFHEIMESVEENFSLVFESKLIEVSREWLESG; via the coding sequence GTGAACTTGGAAAGTCGAAGTTGCTTCTCAATTAGACTGAATGGGCTCACAAAATACCTTGACGGGCTAAATCTGCAGAATCTAGCTCTTGAAAAGGTTATGTCGGAGAAGGCCGATTGCATACTGCTTCTCCTTGAACACGAACCAGTTCTTACCGTGGGCAAATCGGGCGGAAGAGAGAATCTTCTCGTCGATGAACGAGAGCTCGAGAGACTGGGGGTTGAGCTCTGTAATACCTGCAGGGGAGGAAACATAACTTATCACGGTCCGGGACAGGTTGTCGCATACCCCGTTCTGAATCTTGGGAAATGGAAGAAAGAACTTCCGTGGTACGTGCACTCTCTCGAAGAGGTGGTAATTAGAGTGCTGGAAGATTATGGCATTGAAGCCGGAAGGAAAACTGAATACAGGGGTGTGTGGGTAGAAGAAAGAAAGATCGCCGCCGTCGGTATCGCCGTCAAAAGATGGTTCACAATGCACGGATTTGCCCTTAACGTACGGGTGAACAAGGAACACTTCAGATTGATCAATCCCTGCGGCATTAAAGACTATACGATCGCTTCGATGGACGATTTTGTAGACAACGTCGACTTCCATGAGATCATGGAGAGTGTGGAAGAGAATTTTTCTCTTGTCTTTGAAAGCAAACTGATAGAAGTTTCGAGAGAATGGCTGGAGAGTGGTTAG
- the lipA gene encoding lipoyl synthase has translation MKEKPDWLKKKLNADRSRLSEIKVMLRSLRLNTVCEEAKCPNIGECFASRTATFMILGNVCTRNCRFCAVSKGIPGSPDPKEPENISRAVHVLKLRHAVITSVTRDDLDDGGASHFVDVVRELRKNCPDTTTELLIPDLNGNWKALERIVREHPDVLNHNVETVPSLYVSVRPGATYERSIGLLRRVKEIDSSIITKSGIMVGLGEDEDEVKSVIDDLIGAGCRMLTIGQYLQPSHKHLPVVEYITPEQFESYRIFALERGFSFVASGPLVRSSYHAALGFSSLH, from the coding sequence GTGAAGGAGAAACCAGACTGGCTTAAGAAAAAACTCAATGCCGACCGGAGCAGGCTGAGCGAAATAAAGGTCATGTTGAGAAGCCTGCGTCTTAATACTGTGTGTGAAGAGGCGAAATGTCCAAATATAGGAGAGTGTTTTGCATCCAGAACCGCTACATTCATGATACTTGGAAATGTCTGCACAAGGAACTGTCGATTCTGTGCAGTCTCAAAGGGAATACCAGGCTCTCCAGATCCAAAGGAGCCGGAGAACATTTCTCGCGCCGTTCATGTTCTCAAATTGAGGCATGCTGTAATCACCTCGGTTACCAGGGACGATCTTGACGATGGTGGCGCTTCTCACTTCGTCGATGTAGTCCGTGAATTGAGGAAGAACTGTCCAGATACGACGACCGAGCTACTTATCCCTGACCTAAATGGTAACTGGAAGGCTCTCGAAAGAATCGTTAGAGAGCATCCGGACGTGTTGAATCACAATGTAGAGACCGTACCTTCCCTGTACGTTTCTGTAAGGCCCGGAGCAACCTACGAACGTTCTATCGGTCTCTTGAGGAGAGTAAAGGAAATTGATTCTTCGATAATTACGAAGTCCGGGATAATGGTGGGCCTGGGTGAGGACGAAGACGAGGTTAAGTCTGTTATAGATGACCTGATTGGCGCAGGGTGCAGAATGTTGACTATTGGTCAGTATCTGCAGCCGTCTCATAAACACCTTCCGGTAGTGGAGTACATTACGCCGGAACAGTTTGAAAGCTACAGAATCTTCGCTTTGGAGAGAGGCTTTTCCTTCGTCGCATCTGGTCCTCTCGTTCGTAGCTCCTATCATGCCGCTCTTGGCTTCTCAAGTTTGCACTAG
- a CDS encoding nuclear transport factor 2 family protein: MDGFCIESADQIRELWSKTYNTEGKPDWSHILPYYDDNILFKDTIQEIRGIEEFKKMTERLAERSKELKMTVLRVIKEDNVVFVEWEMTILFKKTRTSVIYGASRLSLSEEGKIREQRDYYDLWGDIFDNIPSFRKPYRRFMRKHFG, from the coding sequence ATGGATGGTTTTTGTATAGAGAGTGCCGATCAAATTCGAGAACTATGGTCAAAGACTTACAACACAGAAGGGAAACCTGACTGGTCCCACATTCTTCCATACTACGACGACAACATTCTTTTTAAAGACACGATCCAGGAAATCCGGGGAATCGAAGAATTCAAGAAGATGACGGAAAGACTTGCCGAGAGATCTAAAGAGCTGAAAATGACTGTTCTTAGAGTAATTAAGGAAGACAACGTGGTCTTTGTTGAATGGGAAATGACTATACTTTTCAAAAAGACTAGGACTTCCGTGATTTATGGTGCGAGCCGTCTCTCTCTTAGCGAAGAGGGAAAGATAAGAGAGCAAAGAGATTACTATGACCTATGGGGTGATATCTTCGACAACATACCCTCATTCAGAAAGCCTTACAGGCGTTTCATGAGAAAACACTTCGGGTAG
- a CDS encoding SDR family NAD(P)-dependent oxidoreductase, with the protein MERGKSPVRKYWKQYKWSNIRAMMKNNKSDPKICNDNFEDRLMVITGGTSGIGYYTCRKYASHGARILSINRNREKSESLCDELKRDFGVECSYMIADFSSLDDSLRVGKELSAMGDTIDVLIHNAGVFLKRKELTKEGFETTFVVNYLSSFVIDYLIREKMKARGKGRILMVNSEGHRFAVWGIETEDLNWQKRRYSGLKAYGSAKTCQLLSMLILDQYFEGSGVTINAMHPGAVKTGTGKENGAFYKWYKRNVVDRFSRSPEISAEALYYLGVSGDLQDIGGRFFNLTTEEIPAPPALDMEIAKKLWQESLRMGGIDDGNL; encoded by the coding sequence ATGGAGAGAGGCAAGAGCCCCGTCCGCAAATACTGGAAGCAATACAAGTGGTCCAACATCCGAGCGATGATGAAGAACAACAAGTCTGATCCAAAGATCTGCAATGATAATTTTGAGGATCGCCTAATGGTCATTACCGGAGGCACATCGGGTATTGGATACTACACTTGCAGGAAGTATGCTAGCCACGGGGCGAGGATTCTTTCCATAAATCGAAACAGGGAAAAATCGGAAAGTCTTTGCGACGAACTCAAACGCGACTTCGGCGTTGAATGTTCATATATGATAGCCGACTTCAGCAGTCTAGACGATAGCTTGAGAGTCGGTAAAGAGCTCTCTGCTATGGGAGATACGATAGATGTCTTGATACACAACGCGGGAGTCTTTCTGAAGCGCAAAGAACTTACAAAGGAAGGCTTCGAAACGACTTTCGTAGTCAATTATCTCTCGTCATTCGTCATAGACTATCTAATTAGAGAGAAGATGAAAGCTCGGGGAAAGGGCCGCATTCTGATGGTGAATTCGGAAGGCCATCGCTTTGCCGTCTGGGGAATAGAAACGGAGGACCTCAACTGGCAGAAGAGACGTTACAGTGGCCTTAAGGCCTACGGCTCTGCAAAGACTTGCCAGCTGCTTAGTATGCTTATTCTCGATCAATACTTCGAAGGAAGCGGCGTCACAATAAACGCTATGCACCCCGGTGCAGTCAAGACGGGTACGGGAAAGGAAAATGGGGCGTTCTACAAATGGTATAAGAGAAATGTTGTCGACAGATTCTCACGCTCACCGGAAATCTCGGCAGAAGCCCTTTACTATCTAGGTGTTTCCGGTGATCTCCAGGATATCGGTGGAAGGTTCTTCAATCTAACCACAGAAGAGATTCCCGCCCCTCCCGCACTAGACATGGAAATAGCTAAAAAACTCTGGCAGGAAAGCCTACGAATGGGGGGCATCGATGACGGAAATCTATGA
- a CDS encoding NAD(P)/FAD-dependent oxidoreductase, giving the protein MTEIYDAIIVGGGIAGMTSAAYIAKHGAKVLLLEKNEKCGGPINSFWRDGFLFDGGVRALESAGIILPMLRELGIEIERVKSPVSVGIEDSVIRVTSKESLKEYSDLLRKMYPGSEDEIERVVSFIKRIMKDMEILYGVDNPLFMDFKNNKSYFVKVYLPWLFKFIFTLRRIGKFRMPVEEFLEEIVQDSSLRDIIDQHFFKNTPTFFAMSYFYLYQDYFYPKGGVGTMAERVREKIVQFGGEIETGREVTEIHAGKKVIVDSNGKSYKYRKLVWAADLKRLYSIVKTDGLHETATETVNAFRSEISKKHGTDSIFSVFIAVDEVPEKFEAISSGHFFYTPSKKGLGETHRSEMKSVLENWSVNSKEEVLSWLDRFCKLSTYEISIPVLKDRDLAPQGKTGLIVSTLFEYDIVKKAYESGWYGELKEELEKRIIEVLSNSIYPILKDRILFSFSSSPLSIESYSGSSEGSIVGWSFEEPIPVVASMMKVNSSVKTKIPDVLQAGQWAYSPAGVPISILTGKLAADSVIKNLNRDRSGG; this is encoded by the coding sequence ATGACGGAAATCTATGACGCGATAATAGTTGGCGGCGGAATAGCCGGAATGACCAGTGCCGCATATATTGCAAAGCACGGAGCCAAAGTCCTCTTGTTGGAGAAGAACGAGAAGTGTGGCGGCCCGATCAACTCCTTTTGGAGAGATGGCTTCCTCTTTGACGGCGGTGTGAGGGCGCTCGAAAGCGCGGGAATTATTCTCCCCATGCTGAGGGAGCTTGGGATTGAAATCGAAAGAGTCAAGAGTCCTGTATCTGTGGGGATTGAAGACAGCGTTATACGCGTGACCTCGAAGGAAAGTTTGAAGGAGTATTCAGATCTCCTTAGAAAGATGTATCCTGGAAGCGAGGATGAAATCGAGAGAGTCGTTTCATTCATAAAGAGAATCATGAAGGACATGGAAATTCTCTACGGAGTCGATAATCCACTCTTCATGGACTTCAAGAATAACAAGTCGTATTTTGTCAAAGTGTACCTGCCCTGGCTGTTCAAGTTCATTTTCACCCTCCGAAGAATTGGAAAATTCAGGATGCCGGTCGAGGAATTCCTCGAGGAGATTGTCCAAGACAGCTCTTTAAGAGACATCATTGATCAGCACTTCTTCAAGAACACACCAACTTTTTTCGCCATGAGTTATTTCTACCTTTATCAGGATTACTTCTATCCGAAGGGTGGAGTTGGAACTATGGCGGAACGCGTAAGAGAAAAGATAGTCCAGTTCGGTGGGGAAATCGAGACGGGTAGGGAAGTGACCGAGATCCATGCCGGGAAAAAAGTAATCGTGGATAGCAATGGAAAATCTTATAAGTACAGGAAACTCGTGTGGGCTGCCGACCTAAAGAGGCTCTACTCCATTGTAAAAACAGACGGCCTGCACGAGACCGCAACGGAAACGGTCAACGCATTCAGATCCGAGATATCGAAGAAACACGGGACCGATTCTATCTTCAGCGTCTTCATCGCGGTCGACGAAGTGCCTGAGAAATTTGAAGCGATCTCCAGCGGGCACTTCTTCTATACCCCCTCAAAGAAAGGCCTTGGCGAGACTCATCGCAGCGAAATGAAGTCCGTTCTAGAGAACTGGTCTGTCAATTCAAAAGAAGAAGTCTTGAGCTGGCTGGACAGGTTTTGCAAGCTGAGCACCTACGAGATTTCGATCCCCGTTCTCAAGGACAGAGACCTAGCCCCACAAGGAAAGACCGGTCTGATTGTAAGCACACTCTTCGAATACGATATAGTGAAGAAAGCGTATGAGTCCGGCTGGTACGGAGAGCTGAAAGAAGAGCTAGAAAAGAGAATAATCGAAGTTCTATCTAATTCAATCTACCCGATTTTGAAAGACAGGATCCTCTTTTCATTCTCCAGCAGTCCGCTTTCAATAGAGAGTTACTCCGGCAGCTCTGAAGGCTCGATCGTAGGATGGTCTTTCGAGGAACCGATACCAGTAGTAGCCAGTATGATGAAGGTAAACAGTTCGGTTAAAACGAAAATACCGGATGTTCTTCAGGCCGGCCAGTGGGCTTATAGCCCTGCAGGTGTACCGATAAGCATCCTTACGGGAAAGCTGGCTGCCGATTCCGTTATAAAGAATTTGAATAGGGATCGATCCGGCGGCTAA
- a CDS encoding NUDIX hydrolase yields MNINSLVPDNSEKGTGLILEDRGLYLFQVSGRKHRTEPGERFFAGIGGHCEEGEGFIQAAKRESVEETGKNVEIIHSAKTYIVQSDGSVVDTIELTSPAPRMIYEMIDRRKDLPEKEPYFIACFNAHFIDDTPFELDPEEVSALIAIPEELLCESLERKIALEDIISSGGEVVAGSLETGTLLFPLGTAAALANLLKRAKELSEVDDYE; encoded by the coding sequence ATGAATATCAACAGTTTGGTTCCAGATAATTCCGAAAAGGGTACTGGACTGATTCTAGAAGACCGGGGCCTTTACCTCTTTCAGGTTTCTGGAAGGAAACACCGAACAGAGCCCGGAGAAAGGTTTTTCGCTGGAATCGGCGGCCACTGTGAAGAAGGCGAGGGTTTCATCCAGGCAGCAAAACGCGAATCAGTCGAAGAGACTGGAAAGAACGTCGAAATAATCCATTCAGCCAAAACGTATATAGTACAATCAGATGGAAGCGTTGTTGACACGATCGAGCTTACATCACCCGCCCCCAGAATGATTTACGAAATGATTGATCGACGAAAGGACTTACCCGAGAAAGAGCCTTACTTCATAGCCTGCTTTAATGCGCATTTCATAGATGACACTCCCTTCGAACTCGACCCTGAAGAGGTCAGCGCTTTAATTGCCATACCGGAGGAATTGCTCTGCGAAAGTCTTGAGCGCAAGATAGCACTTGAAGATATAATCTCCTCAGGGGGAGAGGTTGTCGCCGGCTCTCTGGAGACCGGAACTTTGCTCTTTCCCCTAGGAACGGCAGCGGCTCTTGCAAACCTCTTGAAAAGGGCCAAAGAGCTTTCGGAGGTTGATGATTACGAGTGA
- a CDS encoding peptide deformylase yields MITSEVLLLGNPLLREKSSTVTDFRSQETIGQIVMLKQALDEFRKENGFGRGISAPQIGILKRMVALNLGQGSLVIANPRIVDRSRATFTMWDDCMSFPHLLIRLERSLSMDVVYEDERGIEHEWKGVDQARSELLQHEIDHLDGILAIDHALDERSIIYRSEYVRNREYYDHLVDYSIEPTI; encoded by the coding sequence ATGATTACGAGTGAAGTGTTGCTTCTTGGAAATCCGTTGCTCCGCGAAAAATCCTCTACCGTTACTGACTTTCGAAGTCAAGAGACGATAGGCCAGATCGTCATGCTCAAACAGGCCCTTGATGAATTCAGAAAAGAGAATGGCTTCGGCCGCGGAATTTCAGCCCCGCAAATCGGCATTCTTAAGAGAATGGTTGCGCTCAATCTAGGTCAAGGAAGTCTTGTAATTGCAAACCCGAGAATAGTCGACCGCAGTAGGGCTACATTCACAATGTGGGATGACTGCATGTCATTTCCACATCTGCTCATTAGGCTCGAAAGAAGCCTTTCGATGGATGTCGTGTATGAAGATGAAAGGGGAATCGAACACGAGTGGAAGGGGGTCGATCAGGCAAGATCGGAACTGCTTCAGCATGAGATAGACCATCTCGACGGCATTCTAGCAATAGATCACGCATTAGATGAAAGAAGTATCATTTACCGTTCGGAATATGTAAGGAATCGCGAATACTACGATCACCTTGTGGACTACAGCATCGAGCCGACAATTTGA
- a CDS encoding SGNH/GDSL hydrolase family protein, with amino-acid sequence MFLKEGQRVLFQGDSVTDTDRDRDDFFSLGDGYPAIISGLVGSALPELRIEFLNRGVGGDRVRDLRRRWEVDCLDLSPDWVSILVGINDCWRLYDSNDRTEPESFENDYRYLLESVSSKGASVIIMEPFFLPVFSGMERWTEDLGPKIQIIRRIAREFGANFVPLDGIFAAAAARREAEFWAEDGVHPTPEGHALIARHWLQAMNIIL; translated from the coding sequence GTGTTTCTTAAAGAAGGTCAAAGAGTGCTCTTTCAAGGGGATAGCGTAACTGATACTGATAGAGACAGAGATGACTTCTTTTCTCTTGGGGACGGTTATCCTGCAATTATCTCCGGACTGGTGGGTTCTGCGCTTCCGGAACTGAGAATCGAGTTTCTGAACAGGGGTGTTGGAGGAGATAGAGTACGGGATCTTCGCCGACGCTGGGAAGTTGATTGCCTTGATCTCTCTCCTGACTGGGTTTCGATACTTGTGGGTATAAACGACTGCTGGCGCCTCTACGACAGCAACGATAGAACGGAGCCGGAGAGCTTTGAAAACGACTACAGGTATCTGCTGGAATCGGTCAGCTCAAAGGGAGCATCTGTGATAATAATGGAACCCTTTTTCCTTCCAGTCTTCTCAGGGATGGAGAGATGGACTGAAGATCTTGGACCGAAGATCCAGATAATCAGGAGAATTGCGAGGGAATTTGGAGCAAATTTTGTTCCGCTCGATGGAATTTTTGCTGCTGCAGCTGCGAGACGTGAGGCGGAATTCTGGGCCGAAGACGGTGTTCACCCAACTCCCGAGGGCCACGCCCTGATTGCCCGCCACTGGCTTCAGGCAATGAATATCATTCTTTGA